One genomic window of Sardina pilchardus chromosome 15, fSarPil1.1, whole genome shotgun sequence includes the following:
- the phb2b gene encoding prohibitin-2b, which yields MANKDPNRFVQHLRDLAGRMSGGPRGAGTGLKLLLGAGAIAYGIKEATYTVEGGQRAIVFNRIGGMQMDTVLSEGLHFRIPWFQYPIIYDIRARPRKISSLTGSKDLQMVNIALRVLSRPVASNLPFLYQHLGKDYDERVLPSIVNEVLKSVVAKFNASQLITQRAQVSLLIRRELFERAKDFNIILDDVAITELSFSREYTAAVEAKQVAQQEAQRAQFFVEKAKQDQRQKIIQAEGEAEAAKLLGEAVTKNPGYLKLRRIRAAQNIAKTVATSQNRVYLNADSLVLNLQAEGFNNLSLGKK from the exons ATGGCGAATAAAGACCCAAAC AGATTCGTCCAGCACCTGCGGGACCTGGCGGGGCGCATGTCGGGCGGCCCGCGCGGCGCAGGAACGGGTCTGAAGCTGCTACTGGGTGCTGGAGCGATAGCCTATGGCATCAAGGAGGCCACCTACACGG tggagggTGGTCAGAGGGCCATTGTTTTCAACAGAATCGGAGGGATGCAGATGGACACCGTTCTCTCTGAAGGTCTTCATTttag GATACCATGGTTCCAATACCCCATCATCTATGACATCAGAGCACGGCCCAGGAAGATCTCCTCCCTGACCGGaagcaaag acctgcAGATGGTGAACATTGCGCTGCGTGTGCTGTCCCGCCCCGTGGCGTCCAACCTGCCGTTCCTGTACCAGCACCTGGGGAAGGACTACGACGAGCGCGTGCTGCCCTCCATCGTCAACGAGGTCCTCAAGAGTGTCGTGGCCAAATTCAACGCTTCCCAGCTcatcactcagagagcacag gtgtcgtTGCTGATTCGCCGGGAGCTGTTTGAGAGAGCCAAAGACTTCAACATCATTCTAGACGACGTGGCCATCACTGAGCTGAGCTTCAGCAGGGAGTATACTGCCGCAGTGGAGGCCAAGCAAGTcg cccaGCAGGAGGCGCAGAGAGCCCAGTTCTTTGTGGAGAAGGCCAAACAGGACCAGAGACAGAAGATCATCCAAGCTGAGGGAGAGGCGGAGGCAGCCAAATTg ttagGAGAGGCGGTCACAAAGAATCCTGGCTACCTGAAACTGAGGCGGATCCGAGCGGCCCAGAACATCGCTAAGACG GTGGCAACGTCTCAGAACAGAGTGTACCTGAATGCAGACAGTCTGGTACTGAATCTTCAAGCCGAAGGTTTTAATAA ctTGTCGTTGGGGAAGAAGTAG